The proteins below are encoded in one region of Ferruginibacter lapsinanis:
- a CDS encoding TonB-dependent receptor, producing the protein MKRSILFFAFLLPLIASAQVQVSGRVVGEKLEGVPSASITIKGSFAGTKADSAGNFSILVNQSLPFKVSVTSVGYSPLIYVVKDAASATNLVLQLKALFETDTVVITSRRRREVLQDVPIPITVIGGKQVEDAGAFNVNRVKELIPSVQLYTSNPRNTGVNIRGLGSPFGLTNDGLDPGVGIYVDGVYYARPAAATFDFIDVDQIEVLRGPQGTLYGKNTTAGAISITSRKPSFRPGATFEVSYGNYGYVQAKTSITGPISKRLAGRFSFSGTQRDGLIENVRTLKHTNDINNLGFRGQLLYKLSDKTSITLSGDDSRQRPDGYAQVIAGVAPTKRPGYRQFDSIITALNYQLPSRNAFDRKIDHDVPWNSNTDLGGVALNVDSKIGPGTLTSTTAWRYWNWDPSNDRDFTGLQALAKSQNPAKHKNWSQEFRYAGEFSPRLSGVVGLFYIDQEVKITGTEESGKDQWRFSQSSTSNLWKTPGLLDGFGIRTNASIKSKSAAVFANVDWAITDKFHVLPGVRYNYDEKDVNYKRATYGGLDTATYAGTTATKTTLQGFKNGVYTNQAYTAYASENNFTYQLTLSYKPTKRINAFATYSTSFKPVGVNVAGLPNLPNGRPDSSVAVIKPEDVKSIQVGIKTTLVDNLTLNFTFHNTDIKNYQTNVQSAQLGVNRGYIANAEKVNVKGFELDANYKATKHFSFSGALSYTDAKYVTFINAPLPLEKTGLKTTVGNLDSAFVDISGATLPGISKWSGSVGGEYITPVAFLGSASNFFVAAEAFYRSSFSSAATPSPYLNIDGYALVNGRIGFKTSKGLSAYIWGRNLFNKNYYEQLLIAGGNAGQIGAVLGDQRTYGVTLRYTY; encoded by the coding sequence ATGAAAAGAAGTATTTTATTTTTTGCATTTTTATTGCCACTGATCGCATCTGCCCAAGTGCAGGTAAGTGGTCGGGTCGTAGGAGAGAAGCTCGAAGGAGTCCCTTCTGCTTCAATAACAATTAAAGGATCTTTTGCAGGAACCAAAGCTGATTCTGCAGGTAATTTTTCAATATTGGTAAATCAATCACTTCCGTTTAAAGTAAGCGTAACTTCAGTTGGTTATTCTCCTCTAATATATGTGGTAAAGGATGCAGCCAGTGCTACTAACCTTGTGTTACAATTAAAAGCGTTGTTTGAAACAGATACGGTTGTTATTACTTCAAGACGCCGTAGAGAGGTTTTACAAGATGTACCTATTCCCATTACAGTAATTGGTGGCAAACAAGTAGAAGATGCAGGTGCGTTTAACGTTAACCGTGTGAAAGAATTAATACCATCTGTTCAATTGTATACCTCTAATCCTCGTAACACTGGTGTTAATATTCGTGGACTTGGTTCTCCGTTTGGCCTTACCAATGATGGTCTTGATCCCGGGGTAGGTATCTATGTTGACGGAGTGTATTATGCCCGTCCGGCTGCAGCAACATTTGATTTTATTGATGTTGATCAGATCGAGGTTTTACGTGGTCCACAAGGGACATTGTATGGTAAGAATACAACTGCTGGTGCAATAAGTATCACATCTCGTAAACCAAGTTTTAGACCGGGTGCCACTTTTGAAGTAAGCTACGGTAATTATGGTTATGTTCAGGCTAAAACTTCAATAACGGGGCCAATATCAAAAAGATTGGCAGGACGTTTTTCTTTTTCCGGAACACAACGTGATGGTTTAATAGAGAACGTACGTACGTTGAAACATACAAACGACATTAATAACCTTGGTTTCCGTGGACAATTATTATATAAGCTATCAGATAAAACTTCCATTACTTTAAGTGGTGATGATTCTCGTCAGCGTCCCGATGGGTATGCTCAGGTAATAGCTGGTGTAGCACCAACAAAACGTCCCGGGTATCGTCAATTTGATTCGATCATCACAGCACTTAATTATCAATTGCCAAGCAGAAATGCATTTGACAGAAAAATTGATCATGATGTGCCTTGGAATTCTAACACTGATTTAGGTGGTGTTGCTTTGAACGTTGATAGTAAAATTGGTCCTGGTACATTAACTTCAACTACAGCTTGGCGCTATTGGAATTGGGATCCATCTAATGATAGAGACTTTACAGGTTTGCAAGCATTAGCAAAATCTCAAAATCCTGCTAAACATAAAAACTGGTCACAAGAGTTCCGTTATGCAGGTGAGTTCTCACCTCGTTTAAGTGGTGTGGTTGGCTTGTTCTACATTGATCAAGAAGTGAAAATTACCGGTACTGAAGAATCAGGAAAAGATCAATGGCGTTTCTCACAAAGTTCAACAAGTAATTTATGGAAAACACCGGGGTTACTGGATGGATTTGGTATCAGAACAAACGCTTCGATCAAATCAAAAAGTGCAGCAGTATTTGCTAACGTAGATTGGGCAATAACTGATAAATTTCATGTATTGCCTGGGGTTCGTTACAATTACGATGAAAAAGATGTCAACTACAAACGTGCTACTTATGGAGGATTAGATACAGCTACATATGCTGGTACAACTGCTACTAAAACAACGCTGCAAGGGTTTAAAAATGGTGTGTACACAAACCAGGCGTATACAGCTTATGCAAGTGAAAATAACTTTACATATCAGTTAACACTTTCTTATAAACCTACTAAACGTATCAATGCTTTTGCTACTTACTCTACCAGCTTTAAACCCGTAGGTGTTAATGTGGCAGGTTTGCCAAATCTTCCTAACGGCAGACCAGACAGTTCTGTAGCAGTTATAAAACCAGAAGATGTTAAGAGTATACAAGTTGGTATTAAAACCACGCTGGTAGATAATTTGACTTTAAACTTTACCTTCCATAATACTGACATTAAAAATTACCAAACAAATGTTCAATCTGCACAGTTGGGTGTTAATCGTGGCTATATAGCAAATGCTGAGAAAGTGAATGTGAAAGGTTTTGAACTGGATGCAAATTACAAAGCGACCAAGCATTTTTCATTTAGCGGAGCCTTATCTTATACAGATGCTAAATATGTTACATTCATCAATGCTCCGTTGCCGTTAGAAAAAACCGGTTTGAAAACGACTGTGGGTAATCTTGATTCAGCATTTGTAGATATTTCAGGAGCTACACTTCCTGGTATTTCTAAATGGTCAGGATCGGTAGGGGGTGAGTATATAACACCAGTGGCATTTTTGGGTAGTGCAAGTAATTTCTTTGTGGCAGCAGAAGCTTTCTATCGTTCATCTTTCTCTTCAGCTGCAACTCCATCTCCATATTTGAATATTGATGGTTATGCGTTAGTGAATGGAAGGATTGGATTTAAAACATCTAAAGGTTTATCAGCATATATATGGGGACGTAATTTGTTTAATAAAAATTATTACGAACAACTATTAATTGCTGGTGGTAATGCAGGGCAGATTGGCGCTGTATTGGGCGACCAAAGAACTTACGGTGTAACGTTACGCTATACTTACTAA
- a CDS encoding sterol desaturase family protein, whose translation MHYNYLALAIPLFVGFMLLEYFVAKKKGYDYFQLHNSIANISIGIAERLADVLIAGFFFFVYDTIQKKYGLFHFRPSVAWWILIFLFTDFIWYWYHRLAHEINLLWMVHEVHHQSEDFNYTVSARVTIFQAIVRTGFWAVLPFIGFPAEMITSMLLIHGLYPFFIHTRVIGKLGILEYVLVTPSHHRVHHASNEKYLDKNYGDVLIIWDKLLGTFQKEEEQEEIVYGLTKPLKSYSFLWQHFHFAIEMILAVRTKKTFKEKLKVIFGKPEKIDPSLRAEAEKIFRVKQAPEKIDEPLNKYVIFQVLFLLASLFGFIAFDHTFSVLFKTMYTLFVVVTLINCGAIMEQKIWVFRVELFRAFLILSVMFFYPEHLMTKLLLVSAASVLLIVYYRDAKVKYLNYVY comes from the coding sequence ATGCATTACAATTATTTAGCACTGGCCATTCCTCTTTTCGTAGGTTTTATGCTATTGGAATATTTTGTGGCAAAGAAAAAGGGATATGATTATTTTCAGTTACATAATTCCATTGCTAATATCAGTATAGGGATTGCCGAACGATTAGCGGATGTGTTGATCGCCGGTTTTTTCTTTTTTGTATACGATACCATTCAAAAAAAATATGGTTTGTTTCATTTCAGGCCCAGCGTAGCATGGTGGATACTGATCTTCTTGTTCACTGATTTTATATGGTATTGGTATCATCGCTTGGCACATGAAATTAATTTGCTTTGGATGGTACATGAAGTACATCATCAGAGTGAAGATTTTAATTATACTGTTTCTGCAAGAGTAACAATTTTTCAAGCTATAGTTCGTACTGGCTTTTGGGCTGTGTTACCATTTATTGGTTTTCCTGCGGAGATGATCACTAGTATGTTACTGATACATGGCTTATATCCATTCTTCATACATACAAGAGTGATAGGGAAGTTAGGGATATTGGAATATGTATTGGTTACTCCATCACATCATCGGGTACATCATGCCAGTAACGAAAAGTATCTGGATAAAAATTATGGAGATGTTTTAATTATCTGGGATAAGCTGTTGGGGACTTTTCAAAAAGAAGAGGAGCAGGAAGAAATAGTATATGGCTTAACGAAACCTTTAAAGTCTTATAGTTTTTTGTGGCAGCATTTTCATTTTGCAATAGAAATGATATTGGCTGTAAGGACAAAGAAAACTTTCAAAGAAAAACTAAAAGTAATTTTTGGTAAACCTGAAAAAATCGATCCATCCTTGAGAGCTGAAGCAGAAAAAATATTTCGTGTGAAGCAAGCTCCTGAAAAAATAGATGAGCCGCTGAATAAATATGTGATATTTCAGGTGTTATTTTTATTAGCATCGCTTTTTGGATTTATAGCATTCGATCATACATTTTCCGTGTTATTTAAAACGATGTATACGCTTTTTGTAGTAGTTACTCTAATCAACTGCGGCGCAATTATGGAACAAAAAATCTGGGTATTTAGAGTGGAGTTATTTCGGGCATTTTTAATTTTGTCAGTCATGTTCTTTTATCCGGAACATTTGATGACTAAATTGTTGTTGGTTTCAGCGGCGTCGGTGTTATTGATTGTTTATTACCGAGATGCGAAGGTCAAATATCTTAATTATGTTTATTAA
- a CDS encoding DUF2490 domain-containing protein, which yields MKKNVFLFLFIAITMVGNAQTKTVTSDNQVWLGYLNQTRITDKWGIWADFHLRTKEDFFDNFSQSIARVGATYYLNDEAKLTAGYAYITNYPAEGHKNISQPEHRPWQQIQWHNKYPNVRLMQWFRLEEKFRRKILNDDELADGYNFNFKLRYNFFAQFPLSKKRFQPNTLSFVVNNEVHVNFGKKIVYNYFDQNRFFLGFAYHVNKHDNLQFGYMNLFQQLPAGNKYKSNNVARVFYFHNLDLRKNKTK from the coding sequence ATGAAAAAAAATGTATTCCTTTTTTTATTTATTGCAATTACAATGGTTGGTAATGCACAAACCAAAACAGTAACCTCTGATAACCAGGTATGGCTGGGGTATTTGAATCAGACCAGAATAACCGATAAATGGGGTATCTGGGCAGATTTTCATTTAAGGACTAAAGAGGATTTCTTTGATAATTTTTCTCAGTCTATTGCAAGGGTAGGAGCAACATATTATTTGAATGATGAAGCAAAGCTTACTGCAGGGTATGCCTACATTACTAATTACCCGGCGGAAGGGCATAAAAATATTTCTCAGCCCGAGCATAGACCATGGCAACAAATTCAATGGCATAATAAATATCCAAATGTAAGATTGATGCAATGGTTCAGGCTAGAGGAAAAATTCAGAAGAAAGATTCTTAACGATGACGAGTTAGCAGATGGATATAATTTTAATTTTAAACTTAGGTATAATTTCTTTGCACAGTTCCCCTTGAGTAAAAAACGATTTCAACCAAATACTTTGTCATTTGTAGTTAACAATGAAGTGCATGTGAATTTTGGAAAAAAGATAGTGTATAATTATTTTGATCAGAACAGATTCTTTTTGGGCTTTGCCTATCATGTAAATAAACACGATAACCTGCAATTTGGCTACATGAATCTTTTTCAACAATTACCAGCGGGAAACAAGTATAAAAGTAATAATGTAGCAAGAGTATTTTATTTTCATAACCTTGATCTGAGGAAAAATAAAACGAAGTAA
- a CDS encoding aldo/keto reductase: protein MKKIYLSDSGPKVSEAIYGFYRWTEEELSATKMESIINLCLELGINTFDHADTYGGYQCEEVFGKAIANKSIKREDLVLFTKCGEKIPHPSKPDIRVRHYDTSSEHIIKSLDNSLKNLRTDYIDVFLLNNLDPISDLESTALTLQKLKESGKIKNIGVVNFSVFQHQLLSSYLKSPIVTNHIELNLLNTTALDNGQIDYIKQKYMRPLATAPLAEGKIADSTDRVPLWVRAKLEELSPKYNADIESIAVAWLVKLGALPLIGTTDEKRIRNIANAFSIDLDRQDWYSLYNIAKG from the coding sequence ATGAAGAAGATATATTTAAGCGATTCCGGCCCAAAAGTTTCAGAAGCGATCTATGGTTTTTACAGATGGACAGAGGAGGAGTTATCAGCCACTAAAATGGAGTCGATCATTAATCTTTGTTTGGAGTTAGGGATCAATACTTTTGATCATGCTGATACTTATGGAGGATATCAATGTGAAGAAGTGTTTGGGAAAGCTATCGCTAATAAAAGTATTAAAAGAGAAGACCTGGTGTTGTTTACAAAATGCGGTGAAAAAATACCTCATCCGAGTAAGCCTGATATTCGTGTAAGGCATTATGATACATCCAGTGAGCACATCATTAAGAGTTTGGATAATTCATTAAAGAATTTGCGTACAGATTATATTGATGTTTTCTTGTTGAATAATTTAGATCCGATCTCTGATCTGGAATCGACGGCATTGACATTACAAAAATTAAAAGAATCCGGAAAGATCAAAAATATTGGAGTAGTGAATTTCTCTGTGTTTCAGCATCAATTATTAAGTTCTTATTTGAAATCACCGATAGTGACCAATCATATTGAATTAAATCTGTTAAACACTACGGCGTTGGATAACGGACAGATCGATTACATCAAACAAAAATATATGCGTCCGTTGGCAACAGCGCCTTTGGCCGAAGGAAAAATTGCTGACAGTACTGATAGGGTACCACTTTGGGTAAGAGCAAAATTGGAAGAACTTTCTCCTAAATATAATGCAGATATTGAATCGATCGCAGTTGCCTGGTTAGTTAAATTGGGGGCATTGCCATTAATTGGTACTACAGACGAAAAACGTATTCGTAATATTGCCAATGCATTTAGTATTGATCTGGATAGACAAGACTGGTACAGCTTGTATAATATTGCAAAAGGATAA
- the cysM gene encoding cysteine synthase CysM produces MAGILNLVGNTPMVELKRISVNKGVKIYAKLEGHNPGGSVKDRAAYGMIKGAIDRGEIKKGIKLIEATSGNTGIALAMIASLFGIEIELVMPEDATRERILTMQAFGAKVTLTPKEKSMEGSRDYAEEQVKKGGYLMLNQFDNPDNANMHYLTTGPEIWKDTYNTITHFVSAMGTTGTIMGVSKFLKEQNPGIQVIGCQPKEGSRIPGIRKWQEAYLPKIFDKRRIDSIIEMDENDARTMAKRLAKEEAIFSGMSSGGAVHAAIELSKTLSNGVIVCIICDRGDRYLSSNLFE; encoded by the coding sequence ATGGCAGGCATTTTAAATTTAGTAGGTAATACACCAATGGTGGAACTCAAAAGGATCTCAGTAAATAAAGGCGTAAAAATTTATGCAAAATTAGAAGGACATAATCCTGGAGGAAGTGTAAAAGACAGAGCTGCTTATGGCATGATCAAAGGAGCTATAGACAGAGGCGAAATAAAAAAAGGTATAAAATTAATAGAGGCTACCAGTGGAAACACCGGGATCGCATTGGCCATGATAGCAAGTTTGTTTGGGATTGAAATCGAATTGGTAATGCCGGAAGATGCCACAAGAGAAAGAATTTTAACCATGCAGGCATTTGGTGCAAAGGTCACCCTTACTCCTAAAGAGAAATCGATGGAAGGCTCCAGGGATTACGCAGAAGAGCAAGTGAAAAAGGGTGGTTATTTAATGCTGAATCAGTTTGACAATCCCGACAATGCCAATATGCATTACCTGACCACGGGCCCTGAGATATGGAAGGACACGTATAATACGATTACACATTTTGTTTCCGCAATGGGTACCACAGGTACGATCATGGGAGTATCAAAATTTTTAAAAGAACAAAATCCGGGTATACAAGTGATAGGTTGTCAACCAAAAGAAGGTTCACGTATACCGGGTATTCGCAAATGGCAGGAAGCTTATCTTCCTAAAATTTTTGATAAAAGAAGAATAGACAGCATAATTGAAATGGACGAAAACGATGCCCGTACCATGGCAAAACGTTTGGCAAAAGAAGAAGCGATCTTCAGCGGAATGAGTAGTGGCGGTGCAGTACATGCCGCTATTGAACTTTCCAAAACATTAAGCAACGGTGTAATTGTTTGTATTATTTGCGACAGAGGAGACAGGTATCTATCTTCCAATTTATTTGAATAA
- a CDS encoding 4-hydroxy-3-methylbut-2-enyl diphosphate reductase, with protein MKQFDVPLFYRSPLIAAIKKKRKQEDKMKKDFSSTLLDFGPVQIYLARHFGFCYGVENAIDIAFRTIEENPGKQIFLLSEMIHNPQVNADLQNRGVQFLQDTYGKQLVSFDTLTKDDVVIIPAFGTTLAIEEKLNKIGIPTEKYNTTCPFVEKVWNRSEQIAQKNYTVIVHGKPTHEETRATFSHAAFHTPTVVVNDMQEAIALSKYITGEKSINEFYKEFEGKYSDGFNAEKDLQRIGVVNQTTMLASDTQAIADFLKQVMTEKYALQPNTIEERFADTRDTLCYATNDNQTAVYGLLQTAADLAIVVGGYNSSNTSHLVELCEEKLPTYFINSADKMISSSEIIHYNYHTKKEVTTSDFLHHKEPVKILITSGASCPDALVEGVIEKLVSYFPTSKKTAEIITAFL; from the coding sequence ATGAAACAATTTGATGTTCCGCTATTTTACCGAAGTCCTTTAATTGCAGCTATTAAGAAAAAACGTAAGCAGGAGGACAAAATGAAAAAGGATTTTAGTTCTACCCTGCTGGACTTTGGCCCGGTACAGATATATTTGGCCAGGCATTTTGGCTTTTGTTATGGAGTGGAAAATGCTATTGACATAGCTTTCAGAACGATTGAAGAAAATCCCGGCAAACAAATTTTTTTATTGAGTGAGATGATCCATAACCCACAGGTAAATGCCGACCTGCAAAACAGAGGTGTACAATTTTTGCAGGACACCTATGGCAAACAATTGGTTTCTTTTGATACGCTAACAAAAGACGATGTGGTGATCATCCCTGCATTTGGCACTACATTGGCAATCGAAGAGAAACTGAACAAGATCGGGATCCCGACAGAAAAATATAATACCACTTGCCCTTTTGTAGAAAAGGTATGGAACAGAAGTGAACAGATCGCACAAAAAAATTATACTGTTATTGTACATGGCAAGCCTACACATGAAGAAACAAGGGCCACATTCTCTCATGCTGCTTTCCACACCCCAACGGTAGTGGTAAACGACATGCAGGAAGCGATCGCTTTGAGCAAATACATTACCGGAGAGAAAAGTATCAATGAATTTTACAAAGAATTTGAAGGAAAATATTCAGATGGTTTTAATGCCGAGAAAGATCTGCAAAGAATTGGCGTCGTCAACCAGACTACCATGCTTGCCAGTGACACACAAGCTATTGCTGATTTCTTAAAACAAGTAATGACAGAAAAATACGCTTTGCAGCCGAATACAATAGAAGAAAGATTTGCCGACACAAGAGACACGCTTTGTTATGCAACGAATGACAACCAAACCGCTGTATATGGTTTATTACAGACTGCTGCCGACCTGGCGATTGTTGTAGGCGGCTACAATAGCAGCAACACCTCACATCTTGTTGAATTATGTGAAGAAAAATTACCTACTTATTTTATTAACTCGGCAGATAAAATGATCTCATCTTCAGAGATCATTCATTATAATTATCATACCAAAAAGGAAGTGACAACGAGTGATTTTTTACATCATAAAGAACCCGTGAAAATTTTAATAACAAGTGGAGCAAGTTGCCCCGATGCATTGGTTGAAGGAGTTATTGAAAAGCTGGTCAGTTATTTTCCGACATCAAAAAAAACCGCAGAAATAATAACTGCTTTTTTATGA
- a CDS encoding alpha-amylase family glycosyl hydrolase, whose product MKKILFPVMASLLLLACNNQLTKKTTSRMSYKKADWIHNTDVYEVNLRQYTQEGTFNAFAKELPRLKEMGVSTLWFMPITPISKKEMKGSMGSYYACSDYTAINPEFGTLEDFKTLVKQAHSMGFKVIIDWVANHTGWDHVWTKTHPEYYEIDSVTNDFRRASGMDDIIELNYRNKDLRKAMIDAMKYWVTECDIDGYRCDLAFWVELDFWLEARTELEKTKTLFWLAENDAIDNPHYYQAFDACYTWTWMHKTEDFYKKDHDLKVLENLLYQYNSAGGDQAIKLWFTTNHDENTWNGTEYEKYGDAAKALAVFSFTWDGIPLIYSGQELPNHKRLKFFDKDVIEWNGKYELQGFYHTLLNLHKNNPALRAGDAAVTTYMLHTNADRKVLAYLRKNGDHEVLVLLNMSNEPVHCTVNDEYLTGKFKNVFNQTNEDLTAKKTFDMQPWEYLVYEK is encoded by the coding sequence ATGAAAAAAATACTATTTCCGGTAATGGCAAGTCTTTTATTATTAGCTTGCAATAACCAACTAACAAAAAAAACAACGTCAAGAATGAGTTATAAAAAAGCTGATTGGATACATAATACAGATGTATATGAAGTGAACCTACGTCAATATACCCAGGAGGGAACTTTCAACGCATTTGCTAAAGAATTGCCACGATTAAAAGAAATGGGTGTGTCAACATTGTGGTTCATGCCAATTACTCCTATTTCAAAAAAAGAAATGAAAGGATCAATGGGTAGTTATTATGCCTGCAGCGATTATACTGCTATCAATCCTGAGTTTGGAACACTGGAAGATTTTAAAACATTGGTTAAACAAGCGCATAGCATGGGTTTTAAAGTGATCATAGATTGGGTTGCCAACCATACGGGCTGGGACCACGTTTGGACAAAAACTCATCCAGAATATTATGAAATTGATAGTGTTACCAATGATTTCAGAAGAGCAAGTGGTATGGATGATATTATAGAATTAAACTATAGAAATAAAGATCTGCGTAAAGCAATGATCGATGCCATGAAGTACTGGGTAACTGAATGCGATATTGATGGATATCGTTGTGATCTTGCTTTTTGGGTAGAATTGGATTTTTGGCTGGAAGCCAGAACAGAATTAGAGAAAACAAAAACACTTTTTTGGTTGGCTGAAAATGATGCTATAGATAATCCTCATTATTACCAGGCATTTGATGCTTGTTATACATGGACATGGATGCATAAAACAGAAGACTTCTATAAAAAAGATCATGACCTTAAAGTATTAGAGAATTTATTATATCAATACAATAGTGCAGGAGGGGATCAGGCTATTAAATTATGGTTCACTACCAATCATGATGAAAATACCTGGAACGGCACTGAATATGAGAAGTACGGAGATGCCGCCAAAGCATTGGCTGTATTTAGTTTTACATGGGATGGTATTCCACTTATTTATAGTGGACAGGAATTACCCAATCATAAAAGATTGAAGTTTTTTGATAAAGATGTAATTGAATGGAATGGTAAATATGAATTACAGGGTTTTTATCATACGTTGTTGAATTTGCATAAAAATAATCCTGCATTAAGAGCAGGTGATGCCGCAGTTACCACTTATATGCTTCATACCAATGCAGATAGAAAAGTATTGGCTTATCTGCGTAAGAATGGAGATCATGAAGTGTTGGTATTATTGAATATGAGCAATGAACCTGTGCATTGCACAGTTAATGATGAATATCTTACCGGCAAATTTAAGAATGTTTTTAATCAAACAAATGAAGATCTTACCGCTAAAAAAACTTTTGATATGCAACCATGGGAATACCTGGTGTATGAAAAATAA
- a CDS encoding L,D-transpeptidase family protein, with product MNRYKSLTFLFAVLLFCVYVSSCNNSPKKEKKDTVTTPDKIDVKTAECIKQSLAFAMLHRGAVNDSVRLKLTLVVNDFYENNHYANIWSKKEKWEPLADTLFEYIKNAELNGLFPNDYHFKNLHALKNLLDADSVKRMDALLWSNADLMLTDGLMLIMKDLKDGRLLPDSISLNPDSVLAANFFVENLNQLLVKKQFSSLLNTIEPKHKGYWRLKTALKKFVDSMDRKEYTYVKYPYKKNDEKDSLLFIKMIQRRLNESYCIDFINKMPDSLQLSTAIKKYQKQKGIKQDGIITGSIVNMMNNTDTEKFKRIAITLDRYKQLPVNMPEKYIWVNLPGYYLQVWDHDTLALESRIICGKPATRTPLLNSYITDMVTYPTWTVPTSIIVKQYLPKLKNNPSYISKLGLKLMNAKGETIDPSSVSWSKYSKGIPYKIMQNSGDNNALGVFKFNFDNEYAVYLHDTNQRYLFKNASRAFSHGCVRVQEWEKLAYYIARNDSLNVRPGDTLRYTTDSIKNWIAAKQRKRIDVKNKVALYIRYFSCDEKDGSIKFYDDIYGEDKLLREKYFSNK from the coding sequence ATGAATCGATACAAAAGCCTCACATTTCTTTTTGCTGTATTATTGTTTTGTGTGTATGTGTCGTCCTGCAACAATTCACCCAAAAAAGAAAAAAAGGATACAGTAACTACTCCTGATAAAATAGATGTAAAAACAGCGGAATGCATTAAGCAGTCCTTGGCATTTGCGATGCTGCACAGAGGGGCAGTAAATGATTCTGTTAGATTGAAGCTTACTTTGGTGGTGAATGATTTTTATGAAAATAATCACTATGCCAATATCTGGAGCAAGAAAGAAAAATGGGAGCCGCTGGCAGATACCTTGTTTGAATATATTAAAAACGCTGAGTTGAATGGGCTCTTCCCCAATGATTATCATTTTAAGAATTTACATGCGTTAAAAAACCTCCTCGATGCTGATTCTGTAAAACGAATGGATGCGTTATTATGGTCAAATGCAGATCTTATGCTGACTGATGGGTTAATGCTTATAATGAAAGATCTAAAGGATGGCAGACTTTTGCCTGATAGCATTTCTTTAAATCCTGATAGTGTTCTTGCTGCAAATTTCTTTGTAGAAAATTTGAATCAGTTATTGGTAAAAAAACAATTTTCTTCTTTATTAAATACGATCGAACCAAAACATAAAGGTTATTGGAGGCTTAAAACTGCCTTAAAGAAATTTGTTGACAGCATGGACAGGAAAGAGTACACTTATGTAAAATATCCATATAAAAAAAATGATGAAAAAGACTCTCTGTTATTTATTAAAATGATCCAGCGGAGATTAAATGAAAGTTATTGTATCGATTTTATAAATAAGATGCCTGACTCACTTCAATTAAGTACAGCAATAAAAAAATATCAAAAACAAAAGGGGATAAAACAAGATGGCATTATAACCGGTTCAATTGTAAATATGATGAACAATACGGATACAGAGAAGTTCAAACGCATTGCTATTACACTTGACCGGTATAAGCAACTTCCTGTTAATATGCCAGAAAAATATATTTGGGTAAATCTACCTGGATATTATTTGCAGGTTTGGGATCATGATACGCTGGCGCTTGAATCAAGAATAATTTGCGGTAAGCCTGCAACACGTACGCCGCTGCTTAACAGTTACATCACAGATATGGTTACTTATCCAACCTGGACAGTACCTACCAGTATTATTGTGAAACAATATCTGCCTAAATTGAAAAATAATCCCTCCTATATATCCAAACTTGGATTAAAGTTGATGAATGCGAAAGGAGAGACCATTGATCCATCAAGTGTAAGTTGGAGTAAATATTCGAAAGGGATTCCTTATAAAATAATGCAGAATAGCGGAGACAATAATGCATTGGGTGTTTTTAAATTTAATTTCGATAATGAATATGCGGTGTATCTGCATGATACCAATCAGCGATATCTTTTTAAAAATGCATCAAGAGCTTTCAGTCACGGTTGCGTTCGAGTACAGGAGTGGGAAAAACTGGCTTACTACATTGCCCGTAATGACAGCTTGAATGTAAGGCCCGGAGATACGCTAAGATATACAACAGATTCTATTAAAAATTGGATAGCAGCTAAACAGCGTAAAAGAATAGATGTAAAGAATAAGGTAGCACTGTACATCAGGTATTTTAGCTGCGATGAGAAAGACGGAAGTATTAAATTTTATGATGATATCTACGGAGAAGATAAATTGTTGAGAGAAAAATATTTTTCAAATAAATAG